The genomic interval TGTTGACTCTTAACCGTTAAAGTGTGATCGATTTGGTATGAAAAGGTATTTTGCGTGGTTTTAAAGATTTAGTTTGCGTAAAAAAACCTAGCAACTTTTTATTCAATCGTTACTAAACTTAAGTTCCATTTGGTGAACAGTGTAACTGTTCACCACTATCCTAGAAAAGGTTAAAATACCTAATTTATGCTGTTCACTTTATTGGCGTATAAGTTTTTAACAGAATTTCGTGCAATTAAAATAGGCTCTATAGTTGTTTTCATTGGAGATTTATTAAAATTTTTATGTTCAATTTGTTCTAAAATAAAACGGCAAGTGGCTTATGCAACTTCCTTTGTGGGTTGTGAAACTACTGTTAGGTCATGTAGAGGAGCCCAATTAACATCATCAAACATAATAAAACTAATATCATTTGGTATTAAAATTTTCCTTTCTTTACATACCTTTAAAACATCGATCCCGATAGTATTTGTTCCTGCAATTATTCCTGTAGGTTGTATTTGATCAATTTTTTGCGAAATCATGTTATTTAAATTAGTTTGGTAAGGAACGTACATTATGTTTAATTCATTAAATGGGATATTCTCTTCTTTTAAAGCTTGTTTATATCCTTTCGAACTAAGGTCTTCAAATTTTTTATAGATTGATAATGTAGGATATACAGTCAATAATAAAATATTTGAATGTCCATTTTGAATTAGATGTTTTGTAGCCATATGCCATTGTTCGTTTACGAATAATATCTCGGTCAAACATTGCCGATACTGTTAACATTCCAAACATAGCTTTTCCTGCAGATGCTAACAAATTCTACTTCCTTTTCTCTAAGATCATCAGCAATTTCAATTGTTTTTTTGTTGATCTGGCTAAACGATCCTCACGATCATCTTTTGCACCTGATACTTTTTCTTTAAAAATTTCATAACAACCAAATTCATTTAGTACATCTAATTGTAAATCTACTGACTGATCGATGGTACTAACATTGCGTACCCAATTATCCATAAAATTCTAATTCAATACATGAATTACACCAAAAATGTCCCTTTATGATAGATAGATTTTGATGTGAATTTTGAAATGAAAATAATAGTAAGATAGTAGGTTTTCAAGGTTGTTTAGATAATTCTCAAAAAACATGGTTTTTGATAGTTTTTGAGAAATAATATTTTTTCCTTAGTGTGAAATTGGATCGGGGAAGGCTGGATTAGAACTAACAGGGACATAAAATTCTAGACAGGCCTGTCTAGAAGGTTTTTTATTATGATTTTATGAGTCAAAACTTCCAAGCTTTGACACTGATATTAGTAAATAAAATTCTATTAATTAAATGTTTTCGGGGATTACCATCACTTCAATCGCATGCTTATTGAGTATTTCCCGCATTTTTGGTACATCTTTATCAGTAATAACTATATCAATGGCATCTAATTCACACACCTTTTGAAAAAAGGATTTATTGAATTTGGTTGAATCAGCAAGCACGATGACCTGGTCAGAACGCTTAATAATCTCGTTAAGTAAAAGGCCTTCTTCTTCAATTGAAGTAGATAGTCCTTCAGAAGATATACCGCAAGTACCAATTAAACATTTATTTACATGATAATTTTGAACATCTCTTATCGTTTTTGAACCATAAATGGCTTGATGTCTATGATTTAATGTACCACTTAAGATGTTAATTTTTAAATCCTCTCTTTGGCTTAATGTACTGGCAATGTTAATTGAATTAGTCACGATCGTATTGTTCCGACTCGTTAAATATTTGACAACGAATTGAACGGTCGTCGAGGCATCAAGAATAAGATGTTCTTCGTCATTTATTAAAGAAGCCGCCATCTTTCCAATGTTACTTTTAGCTTTCAATTCCATATTCATACGTTGATCATAATTATAAACTTCATTAGATAACAGACGTTTTTTTGCCCCGCCACGTATACGAATGATTTTCTTTAAATCTTCCAATTTTATTAAATCTCTTCTGGCAGTATCTTTGGATACATGATTTATTTTACAAATGGTTTCAATGTCAATCCGATTATACTCGTTTAAATATTGAATAATGGCGTCCAGGCGCTCATCTTGTAACATATTCTCACCTCATTGATTTGATTATATTTTCTATTAACTATTTTTGCAATAAAAGGTATTTTAGGCTATGCGCAATTAGGTATTTATATAATGAAATGGCTATGGATTTTAAAAAAAGTATACTAGATAAACAATTTTCTAACCTTACATTCATATGAAAAAGGATCATATTGGAGGGGTCCTAGCCGTTATACGTAAAAAAATAATAACAGATAGACTGGGCACGGATATTCATGGATATCCATGCCAGTTTAAAAAAAGGGGGATAAATGAAGGAATTAGACAATCATTTGGAAAACCAAACTAATAGTGTTATTTTTGTTATATCTTCCAATTATGATAGGATCTATCAATTATTTTGATATTAGCTTATGGTAGTGCCATGGCTATTAGATGAAGAAATTGAATCAATTTCTTCATTATTTTCCTTTGCTCGTTGTAGTTTTTTATACACTATTTTAGATAAACTTACACTACATTCATACAAGAGTAATAAGGGGATGATCACTAAAATATCTGATAGAAAATCTGGCGGTGAAATTAAAATCGAAACAACAATTAATACAAAGTAAGCATGCTTCCTGATATTTTGTAAACGGTATGGATCAATAATTCCTAAACTTGTTAAAAACATAATGACAACAGGTAACTCAAATAAGACTCCCATAGGTAATGTCATATGAAGCAAAAAACGGAAATACTTTTCTGTTGTAAAGAAAGTCGTAAACATATCGTTTGAAAGTGACATTAAAAAATTTAGAACCAGAGGGAATAAAATAAAGTAACCAAAACTAATTCCTAACAGAAATAGAATAAATAGTGCTGGAATATATGCAATTGTAATTTTACGTTCTTTTTGTGTTAACGCTGGACGTACAAACAGCCAAGTTTGATGAGCTGCAACTGGAATAGTAGCTGTTATGGAAACGATGGTAGCAATAATTAAATAAACGAGCAGGATATCACTTGGCCCTAACAATGCTAGCTTAAACGGTAAATCTTTCACTATTATATGATAAATATCTTGAACAAATACAAATGATAGTATTAAAGTCAGGAAGAATGTGACTAAAGTGATAATAATACGTTTTCGTAATTCCTCGAGGTGCTGTATTGTATTTATGTTTTTTTTATCTTCCAATTTCATCTCTCCGTAAAAAGGAAATGTAAGATAGATCCTACATCTCCTTTTAATCTATTGATTAGTTTGCTTTCCTTTTTGATTCTTCTTCATTCGTGTCATCCGCTACAAGATCTCTTGTAGACTTTTTAAACTCTCTTAATGTAGAGCCGAATGCACGTCCAATTTCAGGTAACTTTGAAGGTCCGAAAATAATAAGAGCAATCACTAAAATAAGTATTAATCCTGGTATTCTAATATTTTGTAGCATCATTTACCTCCTAAATTTTAATGATCTATAAGGATTCAAAATTAATAGTAAACAAGTAAATATTTTGAAATTAACGGTAATCTAGATGGCCTGATGATAGTTCGCCTTTATGTAGAACTGCATCACGCTCAGGCAGTCGGGCTACAGCTTCAGCAGAGCAGCTTGCAGGGACTAAAACGGCCGTTGCATCGTCACCAACATTTGGCCATACTTGCTTGCCATTTGCGTCTAATGGTGTAATTCCGCCGGTAGCAAGGGAAAGGGCACGTGAAAGATTATATTCGTTTTTCCAGCCATATACTATTGCTGCGACATGTGCCTTTTGAAGAGTATCACCAATTCCAAATGGATCCCAGTGATCTGTAATACTGTCATTACCAAGCATGACATTTACGTTTTGCTTTTGAAGAATAGGAATTGGCATTATGAAACCACCGATTGGAACGGTTGATGCAATCGATATGCCTAACGATGCAAGTCGATTAGCTGTTTCTATAGCTACACTCTCTGGTAAAGAGGTGAGTCCGAATCCATGACTGATTGTTACCTTACCCTGTAAACCAGCTTCTTCAGTAAGATCAGCCAATCTGTGAATCGTCTTTAAGCCTGTTTCGCCTACTTCATGAAGGTGAATATCAATCCCTACCTTATGGTCTACTGCAATTTGTATTGTAGTTTGAAGTGATTTTTCCATATCCCCGTCAAAAAGGGTTGGATCTACTCCACCGACATGTGTAACTCCAAGCTGCATTGCCTCACGTAATAAACCTTCGGAATTGGATCGAAGTAAGCCATGTTGTGGGAAAGCAACAATTTCATGAGAAATTTTATCTGAATAGTTTGCTAAAGCGAGCTTAAGCTTCTCAAGATTTTTTAACCCTACGACTGGATCAATATTACAATGGCTTCTTACATACGTGGTACCATATCCAAGAATCAATTCAATTAATTTCTCCGCTCGCTCCTGGGCAGTTGGCAGTAACTCTAATAGAAGGGTTTTCTCTAATTCTATTACATCAAAAATACCACTTTTTCTCGTTGCTGCTGCTTTCCATGGACCTCCATAATATGTTTTATCCAAATGAATATGCATATCTTTAAAGGATGGAAGCAGGAGCATTCCTTTTGCGTCATAGCAATCAATATTTCTTTTATAATCTGCCTTTGTATCTAGTATTTTAGTAATTTTACCTTTATCAATTTGAATATTACGTAATACACTTTCGGTTGCAACTACCTCACCATTTTCAAACTTATATCCACTTTCCAGTCGAACATTCAATAACATATAGGAGCTGTTTTTTGAGGGTTTCTTGCTGTGATGTTTATTACTTTTTTCTCCTGCACTAGCTGTTTCTGGAGCGATTAAACCCATCGTACCAGTTACACCTAAAATAGCGGAAGCGCTTCCAATTTTACAAGCATTTCCTAAAAATTTTCTGCGAGACAAACCTATGTTTTCTTGATTCATCTGGAAAATCCTCCTCTTATAAACTTGTATGATAGAATGATCATGATAAAAATGATAGAAACTATTGGTCGAAAAATTTTTCTCTTGTTTTAAATGAATTTACATACAAGAAAAATCTGGTAGTAGTTTGGATCTTATTAAGCATTTTAGATTGAAAATCAAACTTATAGCCCATCCTTTAACATAATCACTCCTTGTAAACAATTATAAGGAGTATTAAGGTAAATTGCAATAAAACTTGCATTTTTTTAAGTTAAATTAAGTTTTTTTGTAGTAGGCTGAATACTTAATTAGTATTTGGTAATAGGGGATCATTACTTAAAAGTATCGAAACTGTTTTTTAAGCCCTGTATTATCAAGGTATTATAAGGTGTGTATCTTAAAAGGAGTCCGTATTCTTGGAACAATTGAGGGACACGATAAATACTCCATTATGGTTAAATCTAATGGAAAACAGCAGACTCTTTATAAACATTCTATATTTACAATTGTTAGATAGGGCAGACTCTGTCTTATTTTAATACTTTAATATTGTTGTATAAGCGATATTAAATTGCTTAAGGAAAAAGCACCAAGATAAATATGCTAGCAACTGCTTGTGATTTTCCTAAGAATAAAAGATAAAAAACACAAGAAGTGAACCCCTTTCATTAGAGAGCTGGAGGACTGGCCTTATGAAGCCCGGCAACCATTCAACAACTTTGTTGAAAAGGTGCTAATTCCTGCAAAGCATATTGTTTGACAAATAAGAGAGGTCTTTTGTTTTTGGTAAGGTATAAGCTAAAAGCTAAAAGATTGTCAAGCTTCAATACTTTTTATATAAAAATTTCATACAAAATACGGTGATGGTTGAAGCGGCAGAACAAACGAGAGAAAAGTTGTTCGTGAAAAAGGGATAATAACATAGGTAAGTAAGATATTATGTTAAGCTAAAAACGAGATCTTTTACCAGATCTCGTTTTATATTTTGATTGTCTCTAGTTTGCCTAAGAGGACACAGACTCTTCATATTTACAAATCGTCTGTTGACAACAAGATGTATTAAAACTAACATTAGAGTTGATTTCAGTTGAAATTTTTTAGGTTTATTACAGTAAAAGTCGTAAAGGTTACTTAAATTTTCTATTTTTAGATTAACTTTAAAAATATTATATATCTTGGAAATAGGTGCGAGTTAAAGCATTAAAAAGCTTTATCAGCTTAAAAGGGAAGTCGGTTAAACTCCGGCACGGACCCGCCACTGTAATGGGTATCAGTATGAAATGCTGATTAGTTTCAGAAAAACCACTGGGTTGTACCTGGGAAGGTCTGAACGTTATGCCCTTAGTCAGGAGACCTGCCTATTTTAACATCGCTGTTAGACCTACGGGATTTTAGGGAGGTGGTTAGGATGCTGATAACCAATTGTCTGAATCCATCTCTATATCTAATCGATGATATTGAAATGTTCAGTGATTCCCTTTATTTATCAAAAGAAGCATTTCTGACCTCATGAGCCGGTCAGAAATGCTTTTTTTATTTTTTTACATAACAATGGAGGTTTTCGATATGGTAAAAAACAGTCATCAAAAATACGCCTTAGTTTTTTGGATGGTTTTCTGTAGTCTCATTCTCTCTCTAGCTGGATGCGCGGGAGTGGAAAAGGAAGGAGCTGTAGTTACAGCATCTGACAAGAAAGTAACTCTGGCTTTTCCATGGAGTCCGCAAAGCCTTGACCCACATGGCAGTGATAGTTGGGAAATTATGCGTTCAGGTATGGGGGAAACATTGGTGAAGTTAAATGAAGAATTGAAGCCCACTCCCTGGCTGGCGAAAGAATGGAAGCAAGAAAATGAAACGACATGGGTATTCAAGTTGGAGGACAATGTAAGTTTCCATAACGGGAAAGCAATGGACGCAGCCAGTGTGAAAGAATCATTGCTTAGGTCTTTAAAGAAGGATCAAAAAGCGAAGGATTTATTACAAGTAGAATCAATGGAAGTACTTTCAGAAAACGAATTAAAAATTGTAACGAAACAACCGAATGCGGCTTTGATCGCACATTTAGCCGATCCGTCTACCATCATTGCTGATGTAACGACCATCAAAGATAAAAATAACGATCCTGCGTTTACCGGATCGTTTAAATTTAAACAGTTTAACAAAGATGAATCCCTTGTTGTAGAGAGATATGAAGATTATTGGGGGAAAGAAGCGTTACTGTCAGAAGTAACAATCAAATTTATACCAGATGGAAATACACGATTAATGGCACTGCAATCCGGGGATGTTGACGCTGCAACTGATATTCCTATTGATAATATAACTTTGTTGGAGAAGGACGAGAAATTTGATGTATTCACGGCCCCATCACTTCGGACCCATATGTTGCTTTTTAATATGAGTTCCCCTCTATTTAAGGATGTGGCTCTTCGAAAAGTCATTGATATGTCCATTCCACGTGCAGATATTGTCAAATCGATTATGATGGATCAAGGTACGGAAGCAAAGAGCCCATTCCCAGAAATATTGCCATTCGGTAAAGTGGAGAAGGAAAAAGCAACAGAGTCGATTGAACAATTAATGAAACAGAGAGGGTGGAAGAAAAACGCAGATGCAATGTGGGAAAAGCAAGGGAAACCATTTGAAGTGACGCTGTTAACCTTTCCACAACGACCAGAATTAACCGTCATGGCGGAAACGATTCAAAGTGAATTATTAAATGAAGGGATCAAAGTCAACATTCGTCAGGTGGAGAATATCGATGAGGTGCTAGCAAATGATGATTGGGATTTATCTATGTATAGCATGTTAACGGCACATACCGGTGATCCCCAATATTTTTTAAATATTTTCTATCAATCTGATAGTGAATCAAACGTTAGTCACTATGTTTCACCTTCCCTTGATCTTATGATT from Metabacillus sediminilitoris carries:
- a CDS encoding RNA chaperone Hfq, giving the protein MCILKGVRILGTIEGHDKYSIMVKSNGKQQTLYKHSIFTIVR
- the tatA gene encoding twin-arginine translocase TatA/TatE family subunit, which translates into the protein MLQNIRIPGLILILVIALIIFGPSKLPEIGRAFGSTLREFKKSTRDLVADDTNEEESKRKAN
- a CDS encoding ABC transporter substrate-binding protein, whose amino-acid sequence is MVKNSHQKYALVFWMVFCSLILSLAGCAGVEKEGAVVTASDKKVTLAFPWSPQSLDPHGSDSWEIMRSGMGETLVKLNEELKPTPWLAKEWKQENETTWVFKLEDNVSFHNGKAMDAASVKESLLRSLKKDQKAKDLLQVESMEVLSENELKIVTKQPNAALIAHLADPSTIIADVTTIKDKNNDPAFTGSFKFKQFNKDESLVVERYEDYWGKEALLSEVTIKFIPDGNTRLMALQSGDVDAATDIPIDNITLLEKDEKFDVFTAPSLRTHMLLFNMSSPLFKDVALRKVIDMSIPRADIVKSIMMDQGTEAKSPFPEILPFGKVEKEKATESIEQLMKQRGWKKNADAMWEKQGKPFEVTLLTFPQRPELTVMAETIQSELLNEGIKVNIRQVENIDEVLANDDWDLSMYSMLTAHTGDPQYFLNIFYQSDSESNVSHYVSPSLDLMIGELNHTTDWTKRNQLALQIQEMINKDLPQSFIVHPKTVFGVRNGVKGFTPHPIEYYYIHSQIDVNE
- a CDS encoding recombinase family protein, translating into MDNWVRNVSTIDQSVDLQLDVLNEFGCYEIFKEKVSGAKDDREDRLARSTKKQLKLLMILEKRK
- a CDS encoding substrate-binding domain-containing protein, with product MATKHLIQNGHSNILLLTVYPTLSIYKKFEDLSSKGYKQALKEENIPFNELNIMYVPYQTNLNNMISQKIDQIQPTGIIAGTNTIGIDVLKVCKERKILIPNDISFIMFDDVNWAPLHDLTVVSQPTKEVA
- the tatC gene encoding twin-arginine translocase subunit TatC, with the translated sequence MKLEDKKNINTIQHLEELRKRIIITLVTFFLTLILSFVFVQDIYHIIVKDLPFKLALLGPSDILLVYLIIATIVSITATIPVAAHQTWLFVRPALTQKERKITIAYIPALFILFLLGISFGYFILFPLVLNFLMSLSNDMFTTFFTTEKYFRFLLHMTLPMGVLFELPVVIMFLTSLGIIDPYRLQNIRKHAYFVLIVVSILISPPDFLSDILVIIPLLLLYECSVSLSKIVYKKLQRAKENNEEIDSISSSNSHGTTIS
- a CDS encoding DeoR/GlpR family DNA-binding transcription regulator, with the protein product MLQDERLDAIIQYLNEYNRIDIETICKINHVSKDTARRDLIKLEDLKKIIRIRGGAKKRLLSNEVYNYDQRMNMELKAKSNIGKMAASLINDEEHLILDASTTVQFVVKYLTSRNNTIVTNSINIASTLSQREDLKINILSGTLNHRHQAIYGSKTIRDVQNYHVNKCLIGTCGISSEGLSTSIEEEGLLLNEIIKRSDQVIVLADSTKFNKSFFQKVCELDAIDIVITDKDVPKMREILNKHAIEVMVIPENI
- a CDS encoding amidohydrolase is translated as MNQENIGLSRRKFLGNACKIGSASAILGVTGTMGLIAPETASAGEKSNKHHSKKPSKNSSYMLLNVRLESGYKFENGEVVATESVLRNIQIDKGKITKILDTKADYKRNIDCYDAKGMLLLPSFKDMHIHLDKTYYGGPWKAAATRKSGIFDVIELEKTLLLELLPTAQERAEKLIELILGYGTTYVRSHCNIDPVVGLKNLEKLKLALANYSDKISHEIVAFPQHGLLRSNSEGLLREAMQLGVTHVGGVDPTLFDGDMEKSLQTTIQIAVDHKVGIDIHLHEVGETGLKTIHRLADLTEEAGLQGKVTISHGFGLTSLPESVAIETANRLASLGISIASTVPIGGFIMPIPILQKQNVNVMLGNDSITDHWDPFGIGDTLQKAHVAAIVYGWKNEYNLSRALSLATGGITPLDANGKQVWPNVGDDATAVLVPASCSAEAVARLPERDAVLHKGELSSGHLDYR